Proteins co-encoded in one Cyanobacteria bacterium QS_8_64_29 genomic window:
- the pstA gene encoding phosphate ABC transporter permease PtsA codes for MTSFSSAPGTATRFKTSLARRYRQGRIFESLGVIAIVLSLVVLATLLVDVLTDGLGTLNWNFLRSYPSRKPEEAGFLSAIVGSIWLMVCTAVISFTIGVGAGIFLEEFAPDAHWTRVIEININNLAAVPSIIYGLLGLQIFVSLAEPITGGRSVLSGSLTLSLLALPIIIVSTREALRAVPSSIRQGALALGATRWQTVRQQVLPLAFPGIMTGTILALSRAIGETAPLIAVGALTYIAFIPDFWPVWEGLRMPFTVMPIQIYNWVSRPFEEFHALAATGIIVLMVLLLLMNSIAIFIRNKLQRTIQ; via the coding sequence ATGACGTCGTTTAGCTCTGCACCGGGGACTGCCACCCGATTCAAAACCTCACTGGCGCGCCGCTACCGGCAAGGCAGGATTTTTGAGTCGCTGGGCGTGATCGCCATTGTCCTGAGCCTGGTGGTGCTGGCAACGCTACTGGTCGATGTGCTCACCGATGGCCTCGGCACCCTCAACTGGAACTTTTTGAGGAGCTATCCCTCGCGCAAGCCAGAAGAGGCCGGGTTTCTCTCGGCCATTGTGGGCAGCATCTGGTTGATGGTCTGCACCGCGGTCATCTCGTTCACCATTGGCGTGGGGGCGGGCATCTTTTTAGAGGAATTCGCCCCGGATGCCCACTGGACCCGCGTGATCGAGATCAACATCAACAACCTGGCCGCCGTGCCCTCCATCATTTACGGGCTGCTGGGCCTGCAAATCTTTGTCAGCCTTGCCGAGCCCATCACCGGCGGGCGCAGCGTGCTCTCGGGCTCGCTGACCCTATCGCTGCTGGCGCTGCCCATCATCATTGTCTCCACACGCGAGGCACTGCGCGCCGTACCCAGCAGCATCCGTCAGGGGGCCCTGGCGCTGGGGGCGACGCGCTGGCAGACCGTGCGCCAGCAAGTCCTGCCGCTGGCGTTCCCCGGCATTATGACTGGCACCATCCTGGCGCTCTCGCGCGCCATTGGCGAGACGGCGCCGCTAATTGCGGTGGGCGCGCTCACCTACATTGCCTTCATTCCGGATTTCTGGCCCGTTTGGGAGGGGTTACGAATGCCGTTCACGGTCATGCCCATCCAAATCTACAACTGGGTCTCGCGCCCGTTCGAGGAGTTCCACGCCCTCGCCGCCACCGGCATCATCGTACTGATGGTGTTGCTGCTGCTAATGAATTCCATCGCCATTTTCATTCGCAACAAGCTCCAGCGCACGATCCAGTAA
- the pstC gene encoding phosphate ABC transporter permease subunit PstC has product MTNRQLLTELGRNSQLWQPPRGLNKLVERIAVTVFGLFALVSVLTTFGIVFVLLGETVNFFGEVSLWRFLTDTRWTPLFTDKQYGIMVLLSATFMTATIALLVAVPIGIMGAIYLSEYANAKVRQWVKPMLEILAGVPTVVFGYFALLFVTPLLQDLLAPLGIELDGFNSISAGVVMGFAIVPLVASLSEDALYAVPQRLRQGAYALGATKREVVTGVVLPGALSGIVASMVLAMSRAVGETMIVTVAAGQSPTLTLDPTVAVQTMTSFIVQVSLGDAPAGTLAYKTLFAVGTTLFLITLALNLFSFWFVRAFREEYE; this is encoded by the coding sequence ATGACAAACCGCCAACTGCTAACCGAGCTAGGGCGCAACTCGCAGCTCTGGCAGCCGCCGCGCGGGCTCAACAAGCTTGTGGAGCGCATTGCCGTTACGGTGTTCGGGCTCTTTGCCCTGGTCTCGGTGCTAACCACGTTCGGCATTGTCTTTGTCCTGCTGGGCGAAACGGTCAATTTCTTCGGCGAAGTCTCGCTCTGGCGCTTTTTGACCGATACGCGCTGGACGCCGCTGTTTACCGACAAGCAGTACGGCATCATGGTGCTGCTGAGTGCCACCTTCATGACGGCCACAATCGCGCTGCTGGTGGCTGTGCCCATCGGGATTATGGGCGCCATCTATCTGAGCGAGTACGCCAACGCCAAGGTGCGCCAGTGGGTCAAGCCCATGCTGGAGATCCTGGCCGGGGTGCCCACAGTGGTCTTTGGCTACTTTGCCCTGCTGTTTGTTACCCCGCTGCTGCAGGATCTGCTGGCGCCGCTGGGCATCGAACTTGACGGCTTTAACTCGATCAGCGCCGGCGTTGTCATGGGCTTTGCCATCGTGCCGCTGGTGGCTTCGCTGAGCGAGGACGCGCTCTACGCGGTACCGCAGCGCCTGCGCCAGGGCGCCTACGCCCTGGGGGCCACCAAGCGCGAGGTGGTTACGGGCGTGGTGCTGCCGGGAGCGCTCTCGGGCATTGTGGCCTCGATGGTGTTGGCCATGTCCCGGGCGGTGGGCGAGACCATGATCGTCACCGTGGCCGCCGGGCAAAGCCCCACCCTAACGCTCGACCCCACGGTGGCGGTCCAGACCATGACCTCGTTCATCGTGCAGGTGTCGCTGGGCGACGCGCCGGCCGGAACCCTGGCCTACAAGACCCTATTTGCGGTGGGCACGACTTTGTTCCTCATCACCCTCGCGCTCAACCTATTTAGTTTCTGGTTCGTTCGGGCCTTTCGGGAGGAGTACGAATGA
- a CDS encoding phosphate-binding protein yields the protein MVWNARTKRAISLTSTTLLAATLAACGPQAQQTSSEQTGSDTGGESQPSQEGGGGEISGSVAVDGSSTVFPIAEAVAEEFQKEYQGVNVTVGVSGTGGGFKKFCRGDTDISDASRPIQAEEIEVCENNDIEYVEVPVGRDALAVLANPENDWASCLTTEELKTIFEPEAQGEITNWSDIRSEFPNQELSLYIPGTDSGTFDYFTETIVGEAGASRGDVTASEDDNVLVQGISDDVNALGYFGLAYYEENQDKLKPIAVDNGDGCVEPSTQTAQSGEYTPLTRPLFMYINRESLENKPQVEEFVSFLLASENQELVSEVGYIPISDELYQKAQTRVEERKTGTMFEDNSAVGKNLSDLM from the coding sequence ATGGTGTGGAACGCCCGGACTAAGCGAGCTATCTCGCTAACCTCGACCACGCTTTTGGCAGCGACGCTCGCTGCCTGCGGTCCGCAAGCCCAACAAACCAGCTCCGAACAAACTGGCTCCGATACAGGAGGCGAGTCCCAACCTAGTCAAGAAGGCGGAGGCGGAGAAATTAGCGGCTCCGTTGCCGTGGACGGCTCTAGCACGGTGTTCCCCATCGCCGAGGCGGTGGCCGAGGAGTTCCAGAAGGAATACCAAGGCGTCAACGTCACGGTGGGCGTCTCGGGGACCGGCGGCGGCTTCAAAAAGTTCTGCCGCGGTGATACGGATATCTCAGACGCCTCGCGCCCCATCCAGGCCGAGGAGATCGAGGTCTGCGAGAACAACGACATCGAGTATGTCGAGGTTCCGGTGGGCCGGGACGCGCTAGCCGTACTCGCCAACCCGGAAAACGACTGGGCCAGCTGCCTGACTACCGAGGAGCTCAAGACCATCTTTGAGCCCGAGGCTCAGGGCGAAATTACCAACTGGAGCGACATTCGCAGCGAGTTCCCGAACCAAGAGCTATCGCTCTACATCCCAGGCACGGACTCGGGCACCTTTGACTACTTCACCGAGACCATCGTGGGTGAGGCCGGCGCCAGCCGCGGCGATGTCACCGCCAGCGAGGACGACAACGTCCTGGTCCAGGGCATCAGCGACGACGTGAACGCCCTGGGCTATTTTGGCCTGGCCTACTACGAAGAAAACCAAGACAAGCTCAAGCCCATTGCGGTCGACAATGGCGACGGCTGCGTCGAGCCCAGCACCCAGACGGCCCAGTCGGGCGAGTATACGCCGCTAACGCGCCCGCTGTTTATGTACATCAATCGCGAGTCGCTAGAGAACAAACCCCAGGTTGAGGAGTTCGTCAGCTTCTTATTGGCGAGTGAGAACCAGGAACTAGTGAGCGAGGTGGGCTACATCCCCATCAGCGACGAGCTTTACCAGAAGGCCCAGACGCGCGTTGAGGAGCGCAAGACGGGCACCATGTTTGAAGACAACAGTGCTGTGGGCAAGAACTTGTCCGATCTGATGTAA